The Longimicrobium sp. genome contains the following window.
TGGTGGACTCGCACACCCACGCCGTCTTCGGGCGGTGGCGGACGGACGAGTACGCGCTGCGCTGCCGGGGCGTGCCGTACATGGAGATCGCCCGGCGCGGCGGCGGCATCAACGCGTCCGTGCGCGACCTGCGCGCCCGGTCCGAGGACGAGCTGGTGGAGATGGCGCTCCCGCGGCTCGCCGAGATGCTGGCGTGCGGGACGACGACCGCCGAGGTGAAGAGCGGCTACGGGCTGGCGACGGAGCACGAGCTGAAGACGCTGCGGGCGATCCGCCGCCTCGGCGAGCTGCAGCCGGTCGAGCTGGTCCCCACCTTCCTGGGCGCGCACGAGTTTCCGCCCGAGTACCGGGACGGCCCGGAGCAGCGGGAGAAGTACGTCGGCCTGCTGGTCGAGGAGATGATCCCCGCCGTCGCGGAGGCCGGGCTCGCGCGCTTCTGCGACGTGTTCATGGAGCCGGGCGTCTTCGACCGCCGGCAGACGGAGCGCATCCTCCGCGCGGGGCTCGACCACGGCTTGCGGCCGAAGCTGCACGCGGACGAGCTGGAGGGGAGCGGCGGGGCGGAGCTGGCGGCGGAGCTGGGCGCCGCCTCGGCGGACCACCTGGGGGCGGTCTCGGAGGACGGGGTCCGCGCCCTCGCCGGCTCGGGGACGGTGGCGACGCTGCTGCCGGGGACGCTCTTCTTCCTCGGCCGCCCGAAGTTCGCGCCGGCGCGGGCGCTGCTGGACGCGGGCGCGACGGTGGCGCTGGCGACGGACTTCAACCCCGGCTCGTGCCCCTCGCCGAGCCTGGCGTTCGTGATGACCGCCGCCTGCTCGCGCATGGGGATGAGCCCCGCCGAGTCCCTGCGCGCCGCCACCGCCGGCGGCGCCGCCGCGCTGGAGCTCGCCGACGGCCGCGGGACCCTCCGCGAGGGCGCCCCGGCGGACCTGGTGCTCTGGCGCGCCTCGAGCGCGGCGGAGATCCCGTACCGGCTGGCGGCGCCGCTCGTCGCGGGGGTGTGGAAGGGCGGCGTGCGGGTCGTGTGAGGTGAGACCGGCCACGCTGCAAGCCATGGTTGAAATCCGCGCCTGGCGTTGCTGCTCCACCCGCGCGTTCGACAGCAGGATTGGAAGAAGAAAGTCGACGGCCCCGCCGGCACATTTTCCGGCGGAGCCGTCCGTGTTCGAACCTCATCGCTCTACGATGGACAGTCCCAGCAGCGCCGATCTCTCGCGCCCCAGTAGATCCAGAGCGAGTCGGTCGGGCTCGTCTGGACGGCGGCGGGCAGCGGATACGAGCGCGGCTCGGCCGCACCGACGATCCTGTGTCGCGGACTGTAGTTCAGCCTGCCGATCCAGAGGCCGTAGAACGCGCCCCGCTCGATGGTGAGGGGATACTCCGCGCTCGTTGTCCCTGCTCCCGTATACTCGACCCTCACGCGGAACGTCGTCGCGAGCCTGTCCCGCGTATGCACCCGGTACCAGGGGGTGCGTCCGAAGATCGAGTCGCTGTCCGGCATCAGGTCCCGCGGCGTCACCACCCTGGTGCGCACGCCGTCGAAGAACTCGATCTGGGCCGAGTCGGCCATGGTGAAGGTGACCGCCGCCGTCCATCCCTCCGGCGGCCGCACCGTTCGGGATTCGTCCGCCTGCGCGGACGCCTGCCGCAGGCCGGTGCAGCCGACCGCGCCGGCGATCAGCGCCGCGGCCGCCAGGTGCAGGCGCGGCCGCACCCTTCCGATCAGCACGCGATCATTCCTCCGCACGGTGGATCGATCGGTTCCTCCTCCGGGGGCGGGACCGGCTCCTCTTCGGGCAGGATGTTGCTGCGGAAGGCCGGGTTCGAGCCCACGCCGGGCTGCTTGCTGTAAAGATTCTTCAGCCATATCCGCCGGAAGTCGTTGCTGAACCGGTCCACGGTCCAGCCCCGGGCGTCGTTGGCCCACTGGCTCTGCGCTCGCGTATTGAAGAACGTCATCATCTGCTCACCCGTCGAGGTGAACAGTTTGTCTTGCAAGCAGTTGCCGGAAGCCCGCAGCGTCAGTACGCCGCGTGCAGATCCAGGGTGATGCCGGGGATGCCGAGGGGGCTCTCAGCGAGCGGCGGCTCCAGCAGCGCGTCGGAGAGCGCGTCGGCCACGTCGCGCGGCAGCAGGCCCCGGCCGCGGCCGGCGAGCTGGGCGGCGCGGCCGGCGTAGAAGAGCCCCAGCCCGGCGGCGTCGCGAGGCTCGCGGCGGACCGCCAGGAACGCGCCGATCACCCCGCTCAGCACGTCGCCCATCCCCCCCGTGGCGATGCCGGAGTGCCCGGCCACGTTCACCAGCGCCGGCTTCCCGCTCTCCGCGACGACGGACGGCGAGCCCTTCAGCAGCACCGCGCAGCCGAAGCGCTCCGCGGCTTCCGCCGCGGCGCCGAAGGGGTCCAGCACGATCTCCCGCGCCTCCCTCCCCAGCAGCCGGCCCATCTCTCCCGGGTGCGGGGTGAGGAGGAGCGGCGCCCGGATCTCGCCGCGCAGGCCGGGGTGGCGCGCGAGCAGCGTCGTGGCGTCGGCGTCGAGGAGGAGCGGGCACTCCGTCGCGGCGACCACCTGGCGCAGGAGGTTGAGCGAGGCCCCGTCGGTGCCCATTCCCGGCCCGGCGACCACCGCGTCGGCACCCGCGCCGAAGCCGTCCGCCAGGTCGTCGCGGTCCAGGAAGAGCGCCTCGGGGAGCGCGGACTGGAGGATCGCCCGGTTCGCCTCGGGGCCGATCAGCACGGCGTAGCCCGCGCCCGCGCGCAGGGCGCCCGTCCCCGCCAGCACCGCCGCCCCCGCCATCCCCTTCCGCCCGGCCACCACCAGCACGCGCCCCATCTGCCCCTTGTGCGCGTGCGGGGGGATCTCGGGAAGCCGCCCGGCCGCCCACGCGGGGGTGAGGAGCTCGGCCCCGTAGCGATCCAGCGGGTCGAAGCCGATCTCCACCGCGACGATTCGCCCCGCGTGCCGGCGCCCGGGGTAGAGCAGCAGCCCGCGCTTGGGAGCGCCGAAGGTCACCGTCAGCTCCGCGCGTACCGCCTTTCCCGCGGCGGCGCCCGTGGTGAAATCGATTCCCGAAGGGCCGTCGAGCGCCACCACCCGCCTGAACTTCATCCAGTCGATCGCCGCATCGTACGGCGGGCGCGGCGCCCCGGTGGACCCGGTGCCCAGGAGCGCGTCGACCAACACCGCGGACTCGAAACGGAAGACGACGCTCTCCGAGAAATCGGCGATCGTCGGGTTCCACCCGTGCAGGAGCTTCTCGTCGGGAAGGCGGCTGCCGACTTTCACCACGACGACGTCGCGCCCCCACGCCTGGAGCGTGCGGGCCACCACGAGCCCGTCCCCCCCGTTGTTGCCGCTGCCGACGCAGACGGCGAACTCACCCTCGGGGTAGTGCCGGTGGATCACCGCCGCGGCGGCGCGCCCGGCGGCCTCCATCAGCACCGGCTCGGGGATGCCCTTCCGGACGGCGCGCTCGTCCCAGGCGCGCATCTCGTCGGCGGTGAGCACGGGGACGCGCTCGGCGCCGAAGAACGCGTCGCGGTCGGGCGGTGCGGCCGCAGGCTGCCGGTCGGGCATCGGAAGGCAGGCGAAAGGGTCCGGGACGGCGAGAGGCCCGCGGCGGGGAGCCGCGGGCCTCGGGTCAGGGTAGCGAACGAGTCATGGTCTGCCAATCTCCCGTCACTTGTAGCTCTGGCCGATGGAGCGCCCGAAGCTGATCTCGCCGTTGTCGATGCGGATGTTGAAGCCGCAGTCGGGGTTGGTGCAGACCCACGCCTTGTAGGTGATCGGCGCCCCGTCGCGGCCGTAGTCGGAAAGGGGGAGCAGCGTCCCCAGGTTGCACTTCCTGCACTGCGGAAACTCACGTTCGTCCGGCATGGCGCGTCCCCTCCCCTCACAGGTTCCCTCTGCCTCCGGGCGTGGACCCCCACGCCCCCACTTCGGACAAAAGGAAGCGGGTTCCGCAAGGCGTGTTCCACCTTCGGCGAGGGTCTGTCGGGAGTTGTGCGGAAGCGGGGGGCGGAGCGGGGCGGGTCAGTCCTTCAGCCGGCGGGGGCAGCCCCAGGGGTAGTTCCGCTCGAACGCCTCGGCGAAGCAGAAGATGCCGTCGAAGTCGCCCAGAGAGTCGTCGTCCTGCTTGACCAGGATGCCGAGCTCCACCAGGGCGAAGACGATCTCGCCGAAGTCGCGGGTGGAGCGGATCCCCCAGTACTCCAGCACCGAGCGGGCCATGGGGCCGTAGCGGTCGAGCGCCAGGTCGCGGCACCCCTCGGCCAGCTCGCGGCCGCTGATGTGGCGCGCCTCGCCCAGCCGCTCGATGGTGTAGTGCAGCGCGGCGAGGATGAAGAGGTAGGCCGTATCGTGATAACCGGGGAAGCGCCGCCGGAGGCGCTCCATCACGGGCTCGGCCAGCACGGCTCCATCCATCGGGTGACCCTTCGCAAGGCGGCGCGGCGCGCGCTCCGCTGGGGCGGGCGCGCGGCGGTTCTGGAGGCGCCGGCGTGGGCCGCCGGCGGCGCGTTTCGGTCGGTGTCGGGCGGGCCCGGCGCCCGCAAGCTGCCCTGAATACGCCGATCACCGGTTCGCGTTCCGGTAGAGCACGGCTTCCCCGAGCGGCTCCGGCGCCAGCGCCCCCGCCGTGGCCTCGCGCAGCTCCTCCGCCACCCCCGCCGCGGCCGAGGCGGGGACGCTGAACTCGACCGTCCCCGCGTCTCCCGACTCCGCGTAGCCGTGCTCCACCTCCGCCGCGCCCGCGCGCTCCAGCGCCCGCATCACGGCGGCCGTGTGCTCGTACGGGTAGCGCACCGAGAGGCGCGCGGCGCGGGTGCCGAGCCGCTTCGGCGCGGCGGAGAGCGCGTCCGCCGCCGCCTCGCCGTAGGCGCGCGCCAGCCCGCCCACGCCGAGCCTGGTCCCCCCGAACCAGCGGGTGACGACCACGATGCAGTCGGTGAGCCCCGCGCCGTCGATCGCCGCCAGGATCGGCGCCCCCGCGCTCCCCGACGGCTCCCCCGCGTCGTTGGCCCGGGAGACTCCGCTCCGCAGCCTCCACGCCGAGCAGTGGTGCGTGGCGTCCCACCTCGCCTTCTCGCGCCCGGCCAGGAGCGCGCGCGCCTCCTCCTCGCTCGCGGCGGGCGCGGCGAGCGCCAGGAAGACCGAGCCCTTCACGCGGGTCTCGGCCTCCGCGGGCGCGGCCAGGGTCAGGAACTCGTCGGCGGTCACGGTGCACGTCGCAGGTGAAAACAGCAGACCTCACACGGAGTCAACGGAGTCAACAGAGAAAAAAACTCCGTTAACTCCGTTGACTCCGTGTGAGACATATCGGATCTCCCTGAACGCGAAGGACCCCGCCCGAACGCGCGAGCGGAGTCCTTTTGCAATCCATCATTCAGGGACGGAGCTCACCAGCCCGCGGCGGCCTCGGCCTCCTCCAGGTAGTACTCCAGCCCCAGGTGCGTGATCTGCTCCTCGCCCATCAGCCAGCGCAGCGTGTTCTTCAGCTTCATCTGCTGGATGAACAGGTCGTGCTCGGGGTAGAGCCCCTCCGCGTGCTGCGGGCTCTTGAAGTAGAACGAGAGCCACTCCTGGATCCCGCTCATGCCGGAGCGCGCCGCCAGGTCCAGGAAGAGCGCCAGGTCCAGCACGATCGGCGCGGCCAGGATGCTGTCGCGGCAGAGGAAGTCCACCTTGATCTGCATCGGGTAGCCCAGCCAGCCGCGGATGTCGATGTTGTCCCACCCCTCCTTGGCGTCGCCGCGCGGCGGGTAGTAGTTGATCCGCACCACGTGGCTGAACTTGCCGTACAGCTCGGGATACTGCTGCGGCTGGAGGATGTGCTCCAGCACCGAGAGCTTCGACTCCTCCTTGGTCTTGAAGCTCTCGGGGTCGTCCAGCACCTCGCCGTCGCGGTTGCCCAGGATGTTGGTGGAGAACCACCCCTCCAGCCCCAGCATCCGCGCCTTGAGCCCCGGCGCGATGATCGTCTTCATCAGCGTCTGGCCCGTCTTGAAGTCCTTCCCAGCGATCGGCACCTCGCGCTCCTGCGCCAGCTGCACCAGCGCCGGCACGTCGGCCGAGAGGTTGGGCGCGCCGTTGGCGTAGGGGACCCCCTCCATGATCGCCGCGTAGGCGTACAGCATGCTGGGCGCGATGGTGTCGTCGTCGGCGTCCAGCGCCGCCTCGAACGCCTCGATCGTCTCGTGCGCGGGCCCGCGCTTCAGGTACACCTCCGTCGAGCCGCACCACACCATCACCAGGCGGTCGCAGCCGTGCTCCGCCTTGAATCCGCGGATGTCCTCGCGCAGCGCCTC
Protein-coding sequences here:
- a CDS encoding NAD(P)H-hydrate dehydratase, coding for MPDRQPAAAPPDRDAFFGAERVPVLTADEMRAWDERAVRKGIPEPVLMEAAGRAAAAVIHRHYPEGEFAVCVGSGNNGGDGLVVARTLQAWGRDVVVVKVGSRLPDEKLLHGWNPTIADFSESVVFRFESAVLVDALLGTGSTGAPRPPYDAAIDWMKFRRVVALDGPSGIDFTTGAAAGKAVRAELTVTFGAPKRGLLLYPGRRHAGRIVAVEIGFDPLDRYGAELLTPAWAAGRLPEIPPHAHKGQMGRVLVVAGRKGMAGAAVLAGTGALRAGAGYAVLIGPEANRAILQSALPEALFLDRDDLADGFGAGADAVVAGPGMGTDGASLNLLRQVVAATECPLLLDADATTLLARHPGLRGEIRAPLLLTPHPGEMGRLLGREAREIVLDPFGAAAEAAERFGCAVLLKGSPSVVAESGKPALVNVAGHSGIATGGMGDVLSGVIGAFLAVRREPRDAAGLGLFYAGRAAQLAGRGRGLLPRDVADALSDALLEPPLAESPLGIPGITLDLHAAY
- a CDS encoding YigZ family protein — encoded protein: MTADEFLTLAAPAEAETRVKGSVFLALAAPAASEEEARALLAGREKARWDATHHCSAWRLRSGVSRANDAGEPSGSAGAPILAAIDGAGLTDCIVVVTRWFGGTRLGVGGLARAYGEAAADALSAAPKRLGTRAARLSVRYPYEHTAAVMRALERAGAAEVEHGYAESGDAGTVEFSVPASAAAGVAEELREATAGALAPEPLGEAVLYRNANR
- a CDS encoding Minf_1886 family protein — encoded protein: MDGAVLAEPVMERLRRRFPGYHDTAYLFILAALHYTIERLGEARHISGRELAEGCRDLALDRYGPMARSVLEYWGIRSTRDFGEIVFALVELGILVKQDDDSLGDFDGIFCFAEAFERNYPWGCPRRLKD
- a CDS encoding inositol-3-phosphate synthase; the protein is MRTDQYAPRPATGRLGVLLPGLGAVSTTFIAGVELARRGLARPIGSVTQLGTIRLGKRTENRVPKIRDFVPLAGLDDLVFGGWDPFPADAYESALNAGVLDRHEHLDPIADFLKSVKPMPAAFDRRYVKKLDGVYVKPGGKRAWAEALREDIRGFKAEHGCDRLVMVWCGSTEVYLKRGPAHETIEAFEAALDADDDTIAPSMLYAYAAIMEGVPYANGAPNLSADVPALVQLAQEREVPIAGKDFKTGQTLMKTIIAPGLKARMLGLEGWFSTNILGNRDGEVLDDPESFKTKEESKLSVLEHILQPQQYPELYGKFSHVVRINYYPPRGDAKEGWDNIDIRGWLGYPMQIKVDFLCRDSILAAPIVLDLALFLDLAARSGMSGIQEWLSFYFKSPQHAEGLYPEHDLFIQQMKLKNTLRWLMGEEQITHLGLEYYLEEAEAAAGW
- the hutI gene encoding imidazolonepropionase, which produces MNGDAATTVFANASEVARCTGPVREADDGDPAAALRGAAVAVAGGRIAAVGPEAEVLARHPDAERVDCAGGVLTPGLVDSHTHAVFGRWRTDEYALRCRGVPYMEIARRGGGINASVRDLRARSEDELVEMALPRLAEMLACGTTTAEVKSGYGLATEHELKTLRAIRRLGELQPVELVPTFLGAHEFPPEYRDGPEQREKYVGLLVEEMIPAVAEAGLARFCDVFMEPGVFDRRQTERILRAGLDHGLRPKLHADELEGSGGAELAAELGAASADHLGAVSEDGVRALAGSGTVATLLPGTLFFLGRPKFAPARALLDAGATVALATDFNPGSCPSPSLAFVMTAACSRMGMSPAESLRAATAGGAAALELADGRGTLREGAPADLVLWRASSAAEIPYRLAAPLVAGVWKGGVRVV